The following coding sequences are from one Deinococcus arcticus window:
- the uvrA gene encoding excinuclease ABC subunit UvrA, with amino-acid sequence MQNNLIVKGAKEHNLKDITVELPRDQFVVITGVSGSGKSTLAFDTIYAEGQRRYVESLSAYARQFLGLMEKPDVESITGLSPAISIDQKTTSHNPRSTVGTVTEIHDYLRLLYARVGTPYCPICGRKIEKQSPSEITDRLLAGFGDKRAILLAPVVRGRKGEYRKLFADLRREGFARVRVDGTLYELEEAEKLKLEKFEKHDVDVVIDRVTLRETDRSRVAESVELGLRRGEGLLRVLLPDAGEDGGAHEELYSEKFACPEHGSVLEELEPRSFSFNSPYGACGDCAGLGSKREFSPDLVIDEKLSIAEGAILPWSKKGTGGGVYYWDKLQALAEHMGFSVKVPWRELPKAAHEAILKGPGAPFEVVYRRAGKETMRFMTEFEGVLANLERRYADTESEFMREKLEELMELRPCPTCGGTRYKPEILAVRVGGINISQASGMSVLEADAFFTGLQDKGLNHDAIAPFLKGHLGGTARAHGPLRYEYQLNDFGSAVAAPILKAIRTRLKFLVDVGLDYLSLDRTANTLSGGEAQRIRLATQVGSGLTGVLYVLDEPSIGLHPKDNGRLIGTLKNLRDLGNTLLVVEHDEDTMMEADYLVDMGPGAGVHGGQVVAVGTPEQVKKNKHSLTGKYLRGELKIEVPQSRRRGNGKRLKVFGAREHNLQNVDIDIPLGTMTVVTGPSGSGKSTLIHDILHATLARELNGAKTTPGRYDRIEGMDHLDKVIEIDQSPIGRTPRSNPATYTGVFTEIRDLFTRTPEARRRGYQAGRFSFNVKGGRCEHCKGDGVMKIEMNFLPDIYVPCEVCKGARYNRETLEVKYNHKTIADVLDLTVEDAQKFFEAIPAIERKMSLLCDVGLGYMRIGQPSTTLSGGEAQRIKLASELSKRATGKTIYILDEPTTGLHFEDVRKLMEVLQRLVEGGNTLVIIEHNLDVMKCADHIIDLGPEGGVRGGTVVALGTPEEMAAHPTSHTGEYLRRVPGIEPAAARVADAEPEARPAKRSSRKAAPQPAQEDGELVAAAPARKTRAKKESA; translated from the coding sequence TTGCAGAACAACCTGATTGTGAAGGGTGCCAAGGAACACAACCTCAAGGACATCACCGTGGAGTTGCCGCGCGACCAGTTCGTGGTGATTACCGGGGTGTCCGGCAGTGGCAAAAGCACCCTGGCCTTCGACACCATTTATGCCGAGGGCCAGCGCCGCTACGTGGAAAGCCTGTCGGCCTACGCCCGGCAGTTCCTGGGCCTGATGGAAAAACCGGATGTGGAGAGCATCACGGGCCTATCGCCGGCCATCTCCATTGACCAGAAAACCACCAGCCACAACCCCCGCTCCACGGTGGGCACCGTCACCGAGATTCACGATTATCTGCGCCTGCTGTATGCCCGCGTGGGCACCCCCTATTGCCCCATCTGTGGCCGCAAGATTGAGAAACAGAGCCCTAGCGAAATTACGGACCGGTTGCTGGCCGGCTTTGGAGACAAGCGTGCCATTCTGCTGGCCCCCGTGGTGCGGGGCCGCAAAGGCGAGTACCGCAAGCTGTTTGCCGACCTGCGCCGTGAAGGCTTTGCCCGCGTGCGGGTGGATGGCACCCTGTACGAACTGGAAGAAGCCGAGAAGCTGAAGCTGGAAAAGTTCGAGAAGCACGATGTGGACGTGGTCATTGACCGCGTGACCCTGCGCGAGACCGACCGCAGCCGCGTGGCTGAGAGCGTGGAACTGGGCCTGCGCCGCGGCGAGGGCCTGTTGCGGGTCCTGTTACCCGATGCGGGCGAGGACGGCGGCGCCCACGAGGAACTGTACTCCGAGAAGTTCGCCTGCCCGGAGCACGGCAGCGTGCTCGAAGAACTGGAGCCCCGCTCGTTCTCCTTTAACTCGCCCTACGGGGCCTGCGGCGACTGCGCGGGCCTGGGCAGCAAGCGGGAGTTCAGCCCCGACCTCGTGATTGACGAGAAGCTGTCTATTGCCGAGGGCGCCATTCTGCCCTGGAGCAAGAAGGGCACGGGCGGCGGCGTGTACTACTGGGACAAGTTGCAGGCGCTGGCCGAGCACATGGGCTTTAGCGTGAAAGTGCCCTGGCGGGAGCTGCCGAAAGCCGCTCACGAGGCGATTCTGAAAGGCCCCGGCGCGCCGTTTGAAGTGGTGTACCGCCGCGCGGGCAAGGAAACCATGCGCTTCATGACCGAGTTCGAGGGTGTGCTGGCGAACCTGGAGCGCCGCTACGCCGACACCGAGTCTGAATTCATGCGCGAGAAGCTCGAAGAACTGATGGAACTGCGGCCCTGCCCCACCTGCGGCGGCACCCGCTACAAGCCCGAGATTCTGGCCGTGCGCGTGGGCGGCATCAACATCTCGCAGGCCAGCGGCATGAGCGTGCTGGAGGCCGACGCCTTCTTTACCGGTCTGCAGGACAAGGGGCTGAACCACGACGCCATTGCCCCTTTCTTAAAAGGCCACCTGGGCGGCACGGCCAGGGCCCACGGCCCGCTGCGCTACGAGTACCAGCTGAACGACTTCGGTTCGGCGGTGGCCGCGCCCATCCTGAAGGCGATCCGCACCCGCCTGAAGTTTCTGGTGGATGTGGGCCTGGACTACCTGAGCCTGGACCGCACGGCCAATACCCTCAGCGGCGGTGAAGCCCAGCGTATTCGCCTCGCCACCCAGGTCGGCAGTGGCCTGACCGGCGTGCTATACGTGCTGGACGAACCCAGCATTGGCCTGCACCCCAAGGACAACGGCCGCCTGATCGGCACCCTGAAAAACCTGCGCGACCTGGGCAACACCCTCTTGGTGGTGGAGCACGACGAGGACACCATGATGGAAGCCGACTATCTGGTGGACATGGGGCCGGGCGCGGGCGTACACGGCGGCCAGGTCGTGGCGGTGGGCACGCCCGAGCAGGTCAAGAAGAACAAGCACAGCCTGACCGGCAAGTACCTGCGCGGCGAACTGAAGATCGAGGTGCCCCAGAGCCGCCGCCGGGGCAACGGCAAGCGCCTGAAGGTGTTTGGCGCCCGCGAGCACAACCTGCAGAACGTGGACATTGACATTCCGCTGGGCACCATGACGGTGGTCACCGGGCCGTCGGGCAGCGGCAAGTCCACCCTGATTCATGACATTCTGCACGCCACGCTGGCCCGCGAACTGAACGGCGCCAAGACCACGCCGGGCCGTTATGACCGCATTGAGGGCATGGACCATCTGGACAAGGTCATCGAGATTGACCAGAGCCCCATTGGCCGCACGCCGCGCTCCAACCCGGCCACCTACACGGGCGTGTTCACCGAAATCCGCGACCTGTTTACCCGCACGCCGGAAGCGCGGCGCCGGGGTTACCAGGCCGGGCGCTTCTCCTTCAACGTCAAGGGCGGGCGCTGCGAGCACTGCAAGGGCGACGGCGTCATGAAGATCGAGATGAACTTCCTGCCCGACATCTACGTGCCGTGTGAGGTCTGCAAGGGCGCGCGCTACAACCGCGAAACGCTGGAAGTGAAGTACAACCACAAGACCATTGCCGACGTGCTGGACCTGACCGTGGAGGACGCCCAGAAGTTCTTCGAGGCGATTCCGGCCATCGAGCGCAAGATGAGCCTGCTGTGCGACGTGGGCCTGGGCTACATGCGCATCGGGCAGCCCAGCACCACCCTCTCCGGCGGTGAGGCGCAGCGCATCAAACTGGCCAGCGAGCTGAGCAAGCGCGCCACCGGCAAGACCATCTACATCCTCGATGAACCCACCACGGGGCTGCACTTCGAGGACGTGCGCAAGCTGATGGAAGTCCTGCAGCGGCTGGTGGAGGGCGGCAACACCCTGGTCATCATCGAGCACAACCTTGACGTGATGAAGTGCGCCGACCACATCATTGACCTGGGGCCGGAAGGCGGCGTGCGAGGTGGTACGGTTGTTGCCCTGGGCACCCCTGAGGAAATGGCCGCGCACCCCACCAGCCACACGGGCGAGTACCTGCGCCGGGTGCCGGGCATTGAGCCCGCTGCCGCGCGCGTGGCAGACGCAGAGCCCGAGGCCAGGCCCGCCAAGCGCAGCTCCCGCAAGGCCGCCCCCCAGCCTGCACAGGAGGACGGCGAACTGGTGGCCGCTGCGCCAGCCCGCAAGACTCGTGCTAAGAAAGAAAGCGCATGA
- a CDS encoding TolB family protein, whose protein sequence is MKRALSLAALLMAPALAATLPSRAVLSGECCPGVVWTPDSRALLFLDGPPTRGRTAIYQVGAGGGPVTQRFSSVAFFSPALKWAVRPGGGDATTLERLADGRRFTLPTRGADVTWNRAETRVAYTRSDTSGNFDRRASRVFVADVFGAPRQVATVYGGGVSAWLNDTTLLMSGKTTPQARDRELFTLDIRSGARRVLRQALSVRAVTVSPDGRFVAYTIAFDSAARNGLWVQATGGGTPRELNDYGSYRWRDGGRLLLIPLSTTGGPHVLRQYTVQTGAWATLGDLGDQVRQSDWNVSPNGKLLNYLSARDGNVRVLTLP, encoded by the coding sequence GTGAAGCGGGCCCTGTCTCTGGCTGCCCTGCTGATGGCCCCAGCCCTGGCGGCCACCCTGCCCTCCCGCGCGGTCCTGAGTGGCGAATGCTGCCCCGGGGTGGTCTGGACCCCCGATTCACGCGCCCTGCTGTTTCTGGACGGCCCCCCGACGCGCGGGCGCACCGCGATCTATCAGGTGGGCGCGGGCGGCGGCCCGGTGACCCAGCGCTTTTCCAGCGTGGCCTTCTTCTCGCCGGCCCTGAAGTGGGCGGTGCGGCCCGGGGGGGGCGACGCCACCACCCTGGAACGCCTGGCCGATGGCCGCCGGTTCACCCTGCCCACGCGCGGGGCGGACGTGACCTGGAACCGGGCCGAAACGCGCGTGGCGTATACGCGAAGCGACACCAGCGGCAATTTTGACCGCCGCGCCTCGCGGGTGTTCGTGGCCGACGTGTTTGGGGCGCCCCGGCAGGTGGCCACCGTGTATGGCGGCGGTGTGAGCGCCTGGCTGAATGACACCACGCTGCTGATGAGCGGCAAAACCACCCCCCAGGCCCGTGACCGTGAGCTATTCACGCTGGACATCCGCAGCGGCGCGCGCCGGGTGCTGCGGCAGGCCCTGAGTGTGCGCGCCGTAACGGTCAGCCCGGACGGCCGCTTCGTGGCCTACACCATCGCCTTCGATTCGGCGGCCCGCAACGGCCTGTGGGTTCAGGCGACGGGGGGCGGCACCCCACGAGAACTGAACGACTACGGTTCCTACCGCTGGCGGGACGGAGGGCGCCTGCTGCTGATTCCGCTGAGCACCACTGGCGGCCCGCATGTGCTGCGGCAATACACCGTGCAGACGGGCGCCTGGGCCACCCTGGGCGACCTGGGCGATCAGGTGCGCCAGAGCGACTGGAACGTGAGTCCCAATGGCAAGCTGCTTAATTACCTGAGCGCCAGGGATGGGAACGTACGGGTGCTGACGCTGCCGTAG
- a CDS encoding M23 family metallopeptidase — translation MLPRRLIALPLALLGVALAHYAAPLPLSAVAPPRAQFGLPFGGPPGPDTWLLGQGYGNTTGAYRQRRSTYGNLQGIHAGLDFSAPCGTPVLAIGDGVVAEVDGPHGSPPHNLVINHAGNLSSLYGHLRVRSKLRVGQQVKRGQVVGESGDSQGTCVSAPHLHLELRDRSHQRFFNPLPYIAADWSTLALAGSFGRGYQYDLTQPRKWQSPDSQPPALRGGALLNEFRNPWPPAPGGAR, via the coding sequence ATGCTGCCCCGCCGCCTGATTGCGCTGCCCCTGGCCCTGCTGGGCGTGGCCCTGGCCCATTACGCCGCGCCCCTGCCCCTGAGCGCTGTGGCCCCGCCCCGGGCGCAGTTTGGCCTGCCGTTCGGCGGGCCGCCGGGCCCCGATACCTGGCTGCTGGGGCAGGGGTACGGCAACACCACCGGGGCCTACCGCCAGCGCCGCAGCACCTACGGCAACCTGCAGGGCATTCATGCGGGGCTGGATTTCAGTGCGCCGTGTGGCACGCCCGTGCTGGCCATTGGCGACGGCGTGGTGGCCGAGGTGGACGGGCCCCACGGCAGCCCGCCGCACAACCTCGTGATCAACCATGCGGGCAACCTGTCGAGCCTGTACGGGCACCTGCGGGTCCGCTCCAAGCTGCGCGTGGGGCAACAGGTGAAGCGCGGTCAGGTGGTGGGGGAGAGCGGCGACTCGCAGGGCACCTGTGTCAGCGCGCCGCACCTGCACCTGGAACTGCGCGACCGCTCGCACCAGCGCTTTTTTAACCCGCTGCCCTATATTGCCGCCGACTGGAGCACCCTGGCGCTGGCTGGCTCGTTTGGGCGCGGCTATCAGTACGACCTGACCCAGCCCAGAAAGTGGCAGTCGCCGGACAGCCAGCCTCCGGCCCTGCGGGGCGGCGCCCTGCTCAACGAGTTCCGCAATCCCTGGCCGCCCGCGCCTGGGGGGGCGCGGTGA